A window of Candidatus Saccharibacteria bacterium oral taxon 488 genomic DNA:
GTGAATAGTCAAGTTATTTGGCAGGGAGTGCTGGGTGAAATTGAAGTTTCAATTCCGCCGTCGTCATTTTCGACCTGGTTTAAGTCGACCGAGCTTGACATTATATCTGATAATGAGGTGGCCGTCCTGTCGCCCAACCCTTTCGTGTTGACACAACTAGAAAAACGATATTATCAGCGCATCGCTGACGGTTTGAAACGAAATGGCCTTGCGGTCTCGACGATTCATTTTCGACCAAAAAAGGTGGCTACTCGGAGACAGCGCCTCAATCGCGACGAGCCACATTCAACTGCGACCAGTCCATCAATTATTAAACAAGCTAACAAATCGACAACCAACCTCAACCCGCGCTACACCTTTGACAACTTTATCGTTGGCTCGAGCAATGACCTGGCGCACGCCGCCTGTCAAGCGATTGCCGCTAATCCTGGCACCAAATACAATCCGCTCTATTTGTATGGCGGTTCGGGGCTTGGTAAAACCCATTTGATGCAGGCCGTTGGTAACGAGATTATTAAGCGCCAACCCTCCGCCCGCGTATTATACACCACCACCGAGACCTTTGTTAGTGAATTTCTCGACTCGATTCGCTTCAAGAAAAAAGGATTTTCCGACAAATATCGTAACGTCGATGTTTTGATTGTTGACGATATGCAGTTTATTGCCAACAAGGAAAAAACCCAGGACGAGTTCTTTCACACCTTTAACGACCTACACCAACACGACAAGCAAATTATCATCAGCTCTGACAAGCCACCCAAAAGCATCCCCACCCTGACCGACCGCCTGCGCAGTCGCTTTGAGTGGGGTATGACGATTGACGTGCAGATGCCTGATTATGAAACTCGCTGCGCTATCGTTACCGCCAAGGCTGGCCTGAGTAATGTCGAATTATCCGCCGACGTTATCGAATATCTCGCTACCAATTTCAAGACTAATATTCGCGAACTTGAGGGGGCGCTTAATCAGCTACTTGCCTACGCCGAGATGCAGAACATCACACCTGACGCCGAAACCGCCGAGGGACTGCTTGGTAATATCAAGCGCTCTCGCCCGCAACATATCACCGCCAAGCAAATCATTGATAAAACCGCTCGTCACTTTGGTGTCGAAGTCAAGGACGTGTGTTCACCGAGGCGCGATAAATATATCATGCAGCCACGCCAAATCGCCATGTACCTGCTGCGTAGCGAGCTCAAGATGAGCTTTCCAAAAATCGCCCAGGAGCTTGGTCGCAAAGATCACACTACCGCCATTCATTCGGTTGACAAAATCAGCAAGGAGATGCTCATCAGCGTCAATATTCGTGAACAAATTAACGACATCCGAGACAAGCTCTATGTGTAAAACCTGGGTAAAACGTGCGCATAACCAGCGACAAACGTGTGAACGACTATCCACCAATCTGGTTGCTATCAAACGGGTCAAGCAGTATCACGTGGACAATCAGCGTCTTATCCACGACACCATACCCAGCCAATCCACCGTCTTTTCCACTGACACAATGCTACTATTACCCCTGTTTGAACACAATATTTACCCAGTTTCCACAGCGCCTATTATTACTAACCGCTGAATAAAATTAAGAAAGGATTTATAATAAGAATATGAAGCTCACCGTCACCCAAGAAAACCTCGCCAAAGCCCTCGCTAGCGTTGGGCGCATCGCCGCTAGTCGTAACGAACTAGCAATACTGAACAATATTTTACTACGAACCGATGGCTCTCGGCTGGTCGTAGCAGCAACAAATCTGGAGATCGCCTCTACCCAGTATGTTGGCGCCAAGGTTGAAAAACCCGGCTCGATTACTATCCCAGCCCGACTAGTGAGCGAGTTCGTCGCCAGCTTGCCGAGCGGTACGGTCGAGTTGGAGGTCAAGGACGAGCATCTACACCTGACCGCAGATAAGTTCTCATCAGTTATTAATGGCGTCGTGGCGGATGAGTTTCCGGAGCTGCCGACAGTGGACGAGCAGACGGCGGTGCGACTGGATATGAGTACGGATGAGCTAAAAAAGGCAGTTTCGCAAACCATTATCGCGACGTCTAGTGATGCCACGCGGGCGGTGTTAACTGGTGTGTATTGGCATACCTACAATAGTGAGTTGTATCTAGCGGCCACGGACGGTTATCGGCTAGCGGAGAAGCGGCTGATGAAGTTTGATGGCGAAATTACAGCTGTCGTGCCGGCATCGACATTGCAGGAAGTGCTGCGGAGCCTCGATACCGAAACAAGTGACATAAGTTTGTTTTTTGATGAAACGCAGGTTGGGTTTCGGACGGATCACCTAGAGATCGTGAGTCGGCTGATCGATGGCAAATTTCCCGACTATCGTCAACTGATCCCCAAACTCGCCGAGACCGAGGTGGTAATTAAAAAAGCCGATTTCCTACGCATCACCAAGGTCGCTAGTCTATTTGCGCGCGAATCGGGTGGCGGCATTACTCTCAAGGCTAGTCACGAGCAAGCGCTACTATCAATCCATTCAATCGCCTCGGAACTCGGCGAGAATACCTCTGAGGCCAGCGCCGAGGTGTCGAGCGACGGCGAAATTACGCTTAATTCTCGCTATCTGATCGAGTC
This region includes:
- the dnaA gene encoding chromosomal replication initiator protein DnaA translates to MNSQVIWQGVLGEIEVSIPPSSFSTWFKSTELDIISDNEVAVLSPNPFVLTQLEKRYYQRIADGLKRNGLAVSTIHFRPKKVATRRQRLNRDEPHSTATSPSIIKQANKSTTNLNPRYTFDNFIVGSSNDLAHAACQAIAANPGTKYNPLYLYGGSGLGKTHLMQAVGNEIIKRQPSARVLYTTTETFVSEFLDSIRFKKKGFSDKYRNVDVLIVDDMQFIANKEKTQDEFFHTFNDLHQHDKQIIISSDKPPKSIPTLTDRLRSRFEWGMTIDVQMPDYETRCAIVTAKAGLSNVELSADVIEYLATNFKTNIRELEGALNQLLAYAEMQNITPDAETAEGLLGNIKRSRPQHITAKQIIDKTARHFGVEVKDVCSPRRDKYIMQPRQIAMYLLRSELKMSFPKIAQELGRKDHTTAIHSVDKISKEMLISVNIREQINDIRDKLYV
- the dnaN gene encoding DNA polymerase III subunit beta, with protein sequence MKLTVTQENLAKALASVGRIAASRNELAILNNILLRTDGSRLVVAATNLEIASTQYVGAKVEKPGSITIPARLVSEFVASLPSGTVELEVKDEHLHLTADKFSSVINGVVADEFPELPTVDEQTAVRLDMSTDELKKAVSQTIIATSSDATRAVLTGVYWHTYNSELYLAATDGYRLAEKRLMKFDGEITAVVPASTLQEVLRSLDTETSDISLFFDETQVGFRTDHLEIVSRLIDGKFPDYRQLIPKLAETEVVIKKADFLRITKVASLFARESGGGITLKASHEQALLSIHSIASELGENTSEASAEVSSDGEITLNSRYLIESLGVTDGETITFSFSGKLSPCVIREQTPTPDCMHIVMPLKR